In the genome of Nerophis lumbriciformis linkage group LG32, RoL_Nlum_v2.1, whole genome shotgun sequence, one region contains:
- the pax8 gene encoding paired box protein Pax-8 isoform X2, producing MSTSTARGGMFVNGRPLPEVIRQRIVDMAHQGVRPCDISRQLRVSHGCVSKILGRYYETGSIKPGVIGGSKPKVATPKVVEKIAEYKRHNPTMFAWEIRDRLLAETVCDSDTVPSVSSINRIIRTKVQQPFNLPLDGKVLSPGQTLIPSSAVTPPESPHSDSLGSTYSINGLLGIPQPSSEGKRSHDDSDQDSCRHSVDSQGSGGVPRKTMRLDHFSQHVDCSFERPHYPPDSFGSANKTEQTLYPLSLITGSLEEAKTGLVASSSAIGRNLTAHQTYAMVPEPLQSLPLCLKQEMSPEVTSTSPSSPNMAFVELQKPLSVGSSCSNHYPNSYNSFSHHAPVYGQFGSQSIMSGRDMVSSTLPGYPPHIPPPAQSGYSSSAITGVVAAGGDYSAQSYSHSPYASYGDAWRFTNSSILGTPYYYSTASRTAHPSAAAYDHL from the exons ATGTCCACTAGCACTGCTAGAG GCGGAATGTTTGTTAATGGCCGTCCGCTCCCGGAGGTGATCCGGCAACGCATCGTGGACATGGCACACCAGGGGGTGCGGCCTTGCGACATCTCGCGGCAGCTCCGAGTCAGCCACGGCTGCGTCAGCAAGATCCTGGGACG GTACTATGAGACGGGCAGCATCAAACCGGGCGTGATCGGGGGCTCCAAGCCCAAAGTGGCCACACCGAAGGTGGTGGAGAAGATCGCGGAATACAAGAGGCACAACCCCACCATGTTCGCCTGGGAGATCAGGGACAGACTCCTGGCTGAGACGGTCTGTGACAGCGACACCGTGCCCAGCGTCAGCTCCATTAACAG GATCATTCGAACCAAAGTCCAGCAGCCGTTTAATCTCCCCTTGGATGGGAAAGTTCTAAGTCCTGGGCAAACCTTGA TCCCCAGTTCTGCTGTCACCCCGCCTGAGTCGCCGCACTCGGACTCGTTGGGGTCCACCTACTCCATCAACGGCCTGTTGGGAATTCCTCAACCGAGCAGCGAGGGCAAGAGGAGCCATGACGACA GTGACCAGGACAGTTGTCGACACAGCGTGGACTCCCAGGGCAGCGGCGGCGTTCCGAGGAAAACCATGCGCCTCGACCACTTCTCGCAGCACGTGGATTGCAGCTTCGAGCGTCCGCACTACCCGCCCGACTCCTTCGGCTCCGCCAACAAGACGGAACAG ACTTTGTACCCGCTCTCGCTCATCACCGGCAGCCTGGAGGAGGCCAAAACCGGCCTGGTGGCCTCGAGCTCCGCCATCGGACGCAATCTGACGGCGCATCAGACCTACGCCATGGTGCCCG AGCCCCTCCAGTCCCTGCCGCTCTGCCTAAAGCAGGAAATGTCCCCTGAGGTCACCAGCACGAGTCCCTCCTCTCCGAACATGGCCTTCGTGGAGCTGCAGAAGCCCCTTTCTGTCGGCAGCAGCTGCAGCAACCATTACCCCAACTCTTACAACTCATTCTCCCATCATGCACCTGTGTACGGCCAGTTCGGTAGCCAGTCCATCATGTCAG ggcgAGACATGGTGAGCTCCACCCTGCCTGGGTACCCACCTCACATCCCGCCGCCCGCCCAGTCGGGATACTCCTCGTCGGCCATCACCGGCGTTGTCGCAG CCGGCGGCGACTACTCGGCGCAGTCCTACAGCCACTCGCCCTACGCCTCCTACGGCGACGCCTGGAGGTTCACCAACTCCAGCATACTGG GTACACCCTATTATTACAGCACAGCGTCCCGCACCGCTCACCCTTCGGCGGCCGCCTACGACCACCTCTAG
- the pax8 gene encoding paired box protein Pax-8 isoform X3, giving the protein MFVNGRPLPEVIRQRIVDMAHQGVRPCDISRQLRVSHGCVSKILGRYYETGSIKPGVIGGSKPKVATPKVVEKIAEYKRHNPTMFAWEIRDRLLAETVCDSDTVPSVSSINRIIRTKVQQPFNLPLDGKVLSPGQTLIPSSAVTPPESPHSDSLGSTYSINGLLGIPQPSSEGKRSHDDSDQDSCRHSVDSQGSGGVPRKTMRLDHFSQHVDCSFERPHYPPDSFGSANKTEQTLYPLSLITGSLEEAKTGLVASSSAIGRNLTAHQTYAMVPEPLQSLPLCLKQEMSPEVTSTSPSSPNMAFVELQKPLSVGSSCSNHYPNSYNSFSHHAPVYGQFGSQSIMSGRDMVSSTLPGYPPHIPPPAQSGYSSSAITGVVAAGGDYSAQSYSHSPYASYGDAWRFTNSSILGTPYYYSTASRTAHPSAAAYDHL; this is encoded by the exons ATGTTTGTTAATGGCCGTCCGCTCCCGGAGGTGATCCGGCAACGCATCGTGGACATGGCACACCAGGGGGTGCGGCCTTGCGACATCTCGCGGCAGCTCCGAGTCAGCCACGGCTGCGTCAGCAAGATCCTGGGACG GTACTATGAGACGGGCAGCATCAAACCGGGCGTGATCGGGGGCTCCAAGCCCAAAGTGGCCACACCGAAGGTGGTGGAGAAGATCGCGGAATACAAGAGGCACAACCCCACCATGTTCGCCTGGGAGATCAGGGACAGACTCCTGGCTGAGACGGTCTGTGACAGCGACACCGTGCCCAGCGTCAGCTCCATTAACAG GATCATTCGAACCAAAGTCCAGCAGCCGTTTAATCTCCCCTTGGATGGGAAAGTTCTAAGTCCTGGGCAAACCTTGA TCCCCAGTTCTGCTGTCACCCCGCCTGAGTCGCCGCACTCGGACTCGTTGGGGTCCACCTACTCCATCAACGGCCTGTTGGGAATTCCTCAACCGAGCAGCGAGGGCAAGAGGAGCCATGACGACA GTGACCAGGACAGTTGTCGACACAGCGTGGACTCCCAGGGCAGCGGCGGCGTTCCGAGGAAAACCATGCGCCTCGACCACTTCTCGCAGCACGTGGATTGCAGCTTCGAGCGTCCGCACTACCCGCCCGACTCCTTCGGCTCCGCCAACAAGACGGAACAG ACTTTGTACCCGCTCTCGCTCATCACCGGCAGCCTGGAGGAGGCCAAAACCGGCCTGGTGGCCTCGAGCTCCGCCATCGGACGCAATCTGACGGCGCATCAGACCTACGCCATGGTGCCCG AGCCCCTCCAGTCCCTGCCGCTCTGCCTAAAGCAGGAAATGTCCCCTGAGGTCACCAGCACGAGTCCCTCCTCTCCGAACATGGCCTTCGTGGAGCTGCAGAAGCCCCTTTCTGTCGGCAGCAGCTGCAGCAACCATTACCCCAACTCTTACAACTCATTCTCCCATCATGCACCTGTGTACGGCCAGTTCGGTAGCCAGTCCATCATGTCAG ggcgAGACATGGTGAGCTCCACCCTGCCTGGGTACCCACCTCACATCCCGCCGCCCGCCCAGTCGGGATACTCCTCGTCGGCCATCACCGGCGTTGTCGCAG CCGGCGGCGACTACTCGGCGCAGTCCTACAGCCACTCGCCCTACGCCTCCTACGGCGACGCCTGGAGGTTCACCAACTCCAGCATACTGG GTACACCCTATTATTACAGCACAGCGTCCCGCACCGCTCACCCTTCGGCGGCCGCCTACGACCACCTCTAG
- the pax8 gene encoding paired box protein Pax-8 isoform X1 — protein sequence MSTSTARGHGGLNQLGGMFVNGRPLPEVIRQRIVDMAHQGVRPCDISRQLRVSHGCVSKILGRYYETGSIKPGVIGGSKPKVATPKVVEKIAEYKRHNPTMFAWEIRDRLLAETVCDSDTVPSVSSINRIIRTKVQQPFNLPLDGKVLSPGQTLIPSSAVTPPESPHSDSLGSTYSINGLLGIPQPSSEGKRSHDDSDQDSCRHSVDSQGSGGVPRKTMRLDHFSQHVDCSFERPHYPPDSFGSANKTEQTLYPLSLITGSLEEAKTGLVASSSAIGRNLTAHQTYAMVPEPLQSLPLCLKQEMSPEVTSTSPSSPNMAFVELQKPLSVGSSCSNHYPNSYNSFSHHAPVYGQFGSQSIMSGRDMVSSTLPGYPPHIPPPAQSGYSSSAITGVVAAGGDYSAQSYSHSPYASYGDAWRFTNSSILGTPYYYSTASRTAHPSAAAYDHL from the exons ATGTCCACTAGCACTGCTAGAG GTCATGGGGGTCTTAACCAACTAGGCGGAATGTTTGTTAATGGCCGTCCGCTCCCGGAGGTGATCCGGCAACGCATCGTGGACATGGCACACCAGGGGGTGCGGCCTTGCGACATCTCGCGGCAGCTCCGAGTCAGCCACGGCTGCGTCAGCAAGATCCTGGGACG GTACTATGAGACGGGCAGCATCAAACCGGGCGTGATCGGGGGCTCCAAGCCCAAAGTGGCCACACCGAAGGTGGTGGAGAAGATCGCGGAATACAAGAGGCACAACCCCACCATGTTCGCCTGGGAGATCAGGGACAGACTCCTGGCTGAGACGGTCTGTGACAGCGACACCGTGCCCAGCGTCAGCTCCATTAACAG GATCATTCGAACCAAAGTCCAGCAGCCGTTTAATCTCCCCTTGGATGGGAAAGTTCTAAGTCCTGGGCAAACCTTGA TCCCCAGTTCTGCTGTCACCCCGCCTGAGTCGCCGCACTCGGACTCGTTGGGGTCCACCTACTCCATCAACGGCCTGTTGGGAATTCCTCAACCGAGCAGCGAGGGCAAGAGGAGCCATGACGACA GTGACCAGGACAGTTGTCGACACAGCGTGGACTCCCAGGGCAGCGGCGGCGTTCCGAGGAAAACCATGCGCCTCGACCACTTCTCGCAGCACGTGGATTGCAGCTTCGAGCGTCCGCACTACCCGCCCGACTCCTTCGGCTCCGCCAACAAGACGGAACAG ACTTTGTACCCGCTCTCGCTCATCACCGGCAGCCTGGAGGAGGCCAAAACCGGCCTGGTGGCCTCGAGCTCCGCCATCGGACGCAATCTGACGGCGCATCAGACCTACGCCATGGTGCCCG AGCCCCTCCAGTCCCTGCCGCTCTGCCTAAAGCAGGAAATGTCCCCTGAGGTCACCAGCACGAGTCCCTCCTCTCCGAACATGGCCTTCGTGGAGCTGCAGAAGCCCCTTTCTGTCGGCAGCAGCTGCAGCAACCATTACCCCAACTCTTACAACTCATTCTCCCATCATGCACCTGTGTACGGCCAGTTCGGTAGCCAGTCCATCATGTCAG ggcgAGACATGGTGAGCTCCACCCTGCCTGGGTACCCACCTCACATCCCGCCGCCCGCCCAGTCGGGATACTCCTCGTCGGCCATCACCGGCGTTGTCGCAG CCGGCGGCGACTACTCGGCGCAGTCCTACAGCCACTCGCCCTACGCCTCCTACGGCGACGCCTGGAGGTTCACCAACTCCAGCATACTGG GTACACCCTATTATTACAGCACAGCGTCCCGCACCGCTCACCCTTCGGCGGCCGCCTACGACCACCTCTAG